In Gemmatimonadaceae bacterium, the sequence TCTGGAGTGCCGACGGCACCGAGGTGCTCTTCAAGGCCGACCGCGACAGTCGCCTGGGGGATCTCTGGCGGGTGCCGCGCGCTGGCGGTACCCCGGTCCGGGTGACCAATGACGGCGCGATCATCGATCTGTTCGCGCGCGCCGGCTATCCGGGCCAGTATGCCATGCTGCTCAACCCGAAGGGCGGGCAGTTCGGAGTCGTGGGTGTCCGGGATGACGGCACCCTGCAGGAGATCTGGAGCCGCTCCAATACCTTCAGCTATCGACCGCTGTCGGCAGATTCCATGCTCGCGATGGTGGAGCAGCCTGGAGGAACCCACCGGGGCATGCTGCTGTCGACGACCGGCGGCGGTGGGCGCATGCTTCTCCCTGCCAATGCCGACCTCGGGTGGCCGACCATGGACGCGAAGCAGGTCACGTTTCGACTCCCCGACCAGGGCGCCAACGATCTCTACCTGCTCACGATCGCCGACGGATCGATTCGCCGGCTCACGCACACACCTGAAAACGAACTCGGTGGCGAGTTCACGCCGGACGGCAAGACGGTCGTCTATCTGCGATATCAGACCACGCAGCGCATTGTCACGACGGACCTCGCGGCGCTGCTGAAGGGAGCCGCCGCGTCGCGATAGCTGGACTTGGCCGGCGTTGCGGCACAGCTTCGAGCCATGAATTCTTTCGCGCAGTTCTTTGCGACCATGTCGTCGGGGCAGAAGCTCGGCTGGGCGTTCGCCTGCCTGACAATCTTCTGGGCGCTCGAGGGCGCCGTCCCGCTCGTGCGCTTCCCGTACTCGAAGTGGAAGCACGCCCGCGTCAATTTGTTCTTCCTGACCACGTCCATGCTGATCAATGGGCTGTTCACGGCCGCGATGGCCGGCGCGTACGTGTGGTCGGACGCGCACGGCTTCGGGTTGCTCCACCTGGTGGCGTGGCCCATGTGGGTGGAACTCGTGATCGCGGTGCTGGCGCTCGATTTCGTGGCGCAGTGGTTCGCCCACTACCTGCTGCACCACGTGAAGTGGATGTGGCGGCTTCACCTCGTCCACCACAGCGATACGCACGTCGATGCCACCACGGGCACTCGGCACCACCCGCTCGACTACGTCATTCGGGAGCTGTTTTCCGCCGCCACCGTGCTGGTGTTTGGCATCCCGTTGGCGTTCTACGTCTTCTATCGCGTGGTGACGATCTTCTTCACGTATCTGACGCACGCCAACATCAACGTGCCGGCGTGGATCGATCGCCCCCTGAGCTGGGTCTTCGTGACCCCCAACATGCACAAGTTCCATCACCACATGGAACTGCCCTGGACGGACACCAACTTCGGCAACGTGTTCTCGTTCTGGGACCGCCTCCTCGGCACCATGGTCAATGGCGACCCGCGAGCCGTGCGCTACGGTGTGGACACGCTCGAAGGCTCCCCCGATGAAAGCATCGTATACCAGCTGAAGGTGCCGATGCACGGGCGCCGGATGTGACGCCGGTGCCGGGGACGGCCGCCAACGCCCCGCCGCCCTATCGAAATACCTGTCCCGGACGCGCCCGCTCAAGGAGATGAGACCCGTGAAGCCACTGGTGCTTGCTGCCGCTCTGGTGATCGCCGGTGGCTCCCCCGTCGATCCGTCACCACACCAGATGCGCCTCATAACCGTTGCGCCGTCGGTGCAGCTCGAGGTGCTGGACTGGGGCGGTACCGGCCCTACGCTCGTGTTTCTGTCGGGGTTGGGCAACAGTGCCCACATCTTTGACGATTTCGCTCTGCGCTTCCGCGATCGCTTTCACGTCGTGGCCGTCACGCGGCGCGGCTTCGGCCGGTCGACGAACACGACGGGTGGCTACGATGCCGCGACACGCGCTCGCGATATCGTCACGGTGCTCGACAGCCTTGGCGCACGCCGTGCCGTGTTGGCGGGGCATTCGATCGCCGGAGATGAACTGAGCACGCTTGCGGCAACGGCACCGGAGCGACTGCACGCGCTGATCTACCTGGATGCCTATGACTACGGCCCGGCGCGCGTGAAGGAGCTCGCGAGCATGCCGTCGCAAGAGGCACTGACGCCACAGCCGTCCGCCGCGGACTCCGCCTCGCCCGCGGCGTTCGCCCGGTACATGACACGACTGAAGAACATCGGTGGCCCCGTGCCGGTTGGCGAACTATCCACGCTGATGCGCTTTCGGGCCGACGGTCGGCTCGAGGGTGAGGTCGCGACCGACGCCGTAGGCAAGGTCATTCTTGGGACGGCCGTCATCGATTTCACCAAGGTGCGCGTGCCCGTACTGGGCATCTTCAACGTGTTGCCACCCGATCGGCCGGAGGTACTGATCGACGGGTACTGGTCGCTGCCCCCCACACTGCGCGCGCTCGCCGACTCCACCTATCGCATCGGCTATCGGGTGACCACCACGGGGCGCGAGCGATTCCGCACCGGAATTCCCGGTGCCACGATCGTCGCGTTGACCAACGCCACGCACTACGTCTTCCTGAGCGCGGGCGATCGCGTCGAGCAGGAGATGCGCGCGTTCCTCGCTCGGGTACAGCCGTAGCGCGCAGACGGGCCGGACGACGCGGTGTGTGGCGCCCCGAAGTGGTCGCCTACCTGTGCAGGCGCTCTCCGAGCACCGCGCGCAAGCGGGATCGCGTATAGCGCTGCAAGAGAATCGGATAGACGTTCACCAGCACGTTTCCCACACTCAAGTACAACGCCCAGCCGAACCATCCCACCTTGAGGGCGTACGCGGCAGATACGGCTCCCAAGGCCAACAGGACCAGATGTCCTCGCTCGCTTTGCTCCGTACGCACGAGGAACGCTTCCGCGGAGCGCCGCCCCCGGATGACTCGGAAGTGTGGATTGGCGCGACGCTCCCACCGATTGGCGAAATCGCCATTCGGCGCAAAGCGCCGAAAGAGCAGAACCCCGAGCCGGCGGTAGATCCGCCCGGTGCGTTCAAACTCGCGCAGTTCGAAGTAGCCGCGTGGCAGCAGCCACCACATCGCGATGCACGCGGCGACGAGTACCGAGAACCACGCGTCCGGGAGTAGATCGCCGGCGGGATACGCGAATGGCCGCAGTGGCCCCCAGATGTAGAGCCAAAACATCAGGAGCGGACCAAGCCAGCCGCCAGCCATGCTGGAGAACGGCACAAGGTTCAGGCCGTTGGTCGGCCGATCGTGGCGCCTTCCCTGAGGCATGTGTCCTCACTGGAGACTGATCGTGGGCTCACGCAAAGATCTTCCGCGGGGCCCGATAACAATGCGACAGATGAACGCCGTGAGCCAGTCGCCCTCCTGGATTCGCCTCGTCGGCCGCAGCGATCCATTCGGCTGAGTCCGGCTCGGTTCACGCCACCGACGGCCGATCACGGTGGACACGCGTCTGGCTCGAGCAAGTCCCCTTCGGCGACTCGATAGACGAGACACAGGACGCGCGATTCGCGTCCTGTGACTGCGCCGCTTCCGCGTATGAGCAGCGCCGTACCATCCGTGGTCCACGCGTACCGATGCGAGATTCCAGACCATGGATCCGCCTCGCGAATCGTGATGACCGGGATGGAATCACGTTGCGCGACGCGAATTACGACCACCCGCCGCTCGTGTTCGCCCGTGGAATCGCTCCGAGCGAACAGCTGGCCGTCGGGCGAGCGGGCGATACCGAATGAGACGAACGCAGAATCCGGTGGCGCGGACGACAGATAGGTCAGTGCCGCGGCGTCCATGCGCGGCGTGAGATCGCGGCGCCCGGCGCACGCGAGTACGGCAAGCGCGGCGAGCAGGACCCCTCCGCGCGGGGTCGCACATTGCGACAGACGTGGACTCGATCTCACGGCATTCTCCTTCGAATCGCTGTCCCACCGTCAAGCTGCCGGGGGGGCACCCGCATCGGGGACGGCGGCCACGTGCCCCCCGACGACCCGCCACGGTCTGTCGTGTTCGCGCGCCCACACGCGCGTATAGCGAAAGCGACCGCGCACCGTCGAGCCCGCGACTTCCACCGCCAGTCGTGTGGAGAGGGCGCAAATCGCGACGTTCGGCCCGACGCGTCGAATGCGAAGTTCTTCTGGATCGTGGCCGAGGAACCGCACCTGCCCTGACGCATGCGCGGCGAGATCCTGGGCCTTCGTCCCGACGACGCCATCGGGCCCGGTGAACAACAGATCGTCCGCCAGCAGCGCATCCAAGCCACTAACATCAGCGGCCAGCTGGGCACGTCGCAGCGCGGCTTCGAGCGCGACGATTTCGGGGTCGGCAGGGCCTAGGAGCACCGCATCGAGCGAGACGTCAGGAGCAGGGAACATGACTATCACCGAGGAATACCGAACGCCGCAGGAATGCCTGCGCCGCGCAGCTGCCACCGAACGCAAAGCTCCGCCGCAGGGCCTCATAACAATGCGACAGTCGAGCGTCGCGAGCCAGTCGCTCTCCACAAACAGCCCCGTCGGCAGCAGCGACCCGTTCGGTGCCGTAGCTACTCGCCGCGCGAGAGAGGCTGCCTCAGCTGAACGGCCACCATGAGTCCAGCCAGATAGATGAGCACGAGTGTTGCCGTTAGCCGATCGGGTTGAGGCCGCTCGAGCAGCAGGTGCGGGCCGAACAAACCGATACAGATCAGCAACGCCATCCACGACCCTAGCACTCGCTTTCCGCAGTGCCGACACTTCTTGCTCTTGACCGGCCCGAGAGAAAATCGCTGCCACAGCGTTAACGCCTGCTCGCCACAGTGCGGACAGATGCCTGAACTCATATTCCTTTCATTGTAGGTCCAACAAGGTTACCCGTTCTTCGCATCCTTGCACAGCAGCCGGACAAGGAGCCTCAGCAATTATCAGCGCCGCACCGAACGCCAAGTTCGGCTGCGGTGCCTCCTAACAGTGCGACAGGCGAACGCAGTGAGACGGTCGCGCTCCTCAATCAGCCCCGTCGGCAGCAGCGACCCGTTAGGCATGGACAGGGTACAGTACAGGGACATGGTTCACACTTGTCCGGGGACATGGTTAACACTTTCCGAATCCCTTTTCGGAGTGATGACGATGCCTTGGCTGGAGACCAATCCCATGTTCGAGCGACATCACTTCGCGCAGGACCTCGCCAGCGGCCTGTGGACCATGACGGAACTGTGCGCCCGGTACGGGATCAGTCGCAACACCGGGTACAAATGGCGCGAGCGCTTCCTGGCCGCTGGCGTGGCGGGACTGAGTGAACACAGCCGTGCCCCGCTGAGCTCGCCCAGCGAGACGTCGGCCGACACCGTCGCGCTGATCCTCGCGGAGCACGCCCGATATGGATGGGGTGCTCGAAAGATCTTGAAGCGACTGCAGACCAAGGACCCGACCGCCGAGTGGCCGGCACGGAGCACGATCTTCGACATCTTGGCGAGAAACGGGTGTGTTCGACGCCGCCGCTCGCGCACGCATTGGAAGCACCCGGGTGCCGCGCCGTTGCAGACGTCGGCGCCCAATCAAGTGTGGACCATCGACTTCAAAGGACAGTTTCGGACCCGTGATGGCATCTATTGCTATCCGTTGACCATCGTCGATCACTTCAGTCGCTATGTGCTGTGTTGCCAGAGCTTTCCGGACGTGAAAGCGGACGGCGTGCGCCGCCAGCTGCGACAGCTCTTCCGTCGATTTGGACTCCCGGATGCAATCCGCAGTGACAACGGGGCACCGTTCGCTTCGAATGGCATTCACGGATTGAATCGCCTCAACGCGTGGTGGCTGCAACTCGGGATCGTGCATCAACGGATAACGCCAGCAAGTCCGCAAGAGAACGGCGCCCATGAACGCATGCATCGAGTACTGAAGGCGCAAGCCGCGAAGCCCGCGGCCGCGAATGCCAATCTGCAACAGCGGGTGTTCAATGCGTTCGTGCAGACGTACAACGAGATCAGGCCGCATGAAGCCCTCAACGACGAGACGCCGGCCTCGCGCTGGCATCCCTCGACCCGCCCCTTTCCCAGGCGCGTCACCCCGCCCACATATCCCGGCCACTTCGAAGTACGGCGCGTCAGCAGCGCCGGCACCTTCCGCTTGCACAACGGCCAACAGTTCCTCAGTCAGGCGCTCAACGACGAAATGATCGGCCTGGAAGAGATCGACGATGGCATTTGGAACGTGCTCTACTACCAAACCCTGCTCGGTCGATTCGACGAGCGCACACGCACCATTACCGGCGCGCCGTCACTCAAGAAAGACTGTTAACCATGTCCCCGGACAAAGTGTCACCT encodes:
- a CDS encoding sterol desaturase family protein, translated to MNSFAQFFATMSSGQKLGWAFACLTIFWALEGAVPLVRFPYSKWKHARVNLFFLTTSMLINGLFTAAMAGAYVWSDAHGFGLLHLVAWPMWVELVIAVLALDFVAQWFAHYLLHHVKWMWRLHLVHHSDTHVDATTGTRHHPLDYVIRELFSAATVLVFGIPLAFYVFYRVVTIFFTYLTHANINVPAWIDRPLSWVFVTPNMHKFHHHMELPWTDTNFGNVFSFWDRLLGTMVNGDPRAVRYGVDTLEGSPDESIVYQLKVPMHGRRM
- a CDS encoding alpha/beta hydrolase, encoding MKPLVLAAALVIAGGSPVDPSPHQMRLITVAPSVQLEVLDWGGTGPTLVFLSGLGNSAHIFDDFALRFRDRFHVVAVTRRGFGRSTNTTGGYDAATRARDIVTVLDSLGARRAVLAGHSIAGDELSTLAATAPERLHALIYLDAYDYGPARVKELASMPSQEALTPQPSAADSASPAAFARYMTRLKNIGGPVPVGELSTLMRFRADGRLEGEVATDAVGKVILGTAVIDFTKVRVPVLGIFNVLPPDRPEVLIDGYWSLPPTLRALADSTYRIGYRVTTTGRERFRTGIPGATIVALTNATHYVFLSAGDRVEQEMRAFLARVQP
- a CDS encoding nuclear transport factor 2 family protein, whose amino-acid sequence is MFPAPDVSLDAVLLGPADPEIVALEAALRRAQLAADVSGLDALLADDLLFTGPDGVVGTKAQDLAAHASGQVRFLGHDPEELRIRRVGPNVAICALSTRLAVEVAGSTVRGRFRYTRVWAREHDRPWRVVGGHVAAVPDAGAPPAA
- a CDS encoding IS481 family transposase, which translates into the protein MDRVQYRDMVHTCPGTWLTLSESLFGVMTMPWLETNPMFERHHFAQDLASGLWTMTELCARYGISRNTGYKWRERFLAAGVAGLSEHSRAPLSSPSETSADTVALILAEHARYGWGARKILKRLQTKDPTAEWPARSTIFDILARNGCVRRRRSRTHWKHPGAAPLQTSAPNQVWTIDFKGQFRTRDGIYCYPLTIVDHFSRYVLCCQSFPDVKADGVRRQLRQLFRRFGLPDAIRSDNGAPFASNGIHGLNRLNAWWLQLGIVHQRITPASPQENGAHERMHRVLKAQAAKPAAANANLQQRVFNAFVQTYNEIRPHEALNDETPASRWHPSTRPFPRRVTPPTYPGHFEVRRVSSAGTFRLHNGQQFLSQALNDEMIGLEEIDDGIWNVLYYQTLLGRFDERTRTITGAPSLKKDC